The following proteins are co-located in the Elusimicrobiota bacterium genome:
- a CDS encoding DUF669 domain-containing protein, producing the protein MPKIDFSKVDDVQDFTPIPAGKYLCKVAEVQQSQTQFQDEMWKLRFQVVSGEHTGRQLFDNMVFSEAAMKRAKLICSRLGLDVTQELNLTPEMIKNRQCHLTVEVEEYQDEEGRTKKRNVVPFAGYERAEEEAKAPEELEEISF; encoded by the coding sequence ATGCCTAAGATTGACTTTAGCAAGGTAGACGACGTTCAGGACTTCACGCCCATCCCGGCGGGTAAGTATCTCTGCAAGGTGGCTGAAGTCCAGCAGAGTCAAACCCAGTTCCAGGACGAAATGTGGAAGCTCCGTTTCCAAGTGGTTTCCGGTGAGCATACCGGCCGCCAGCTCTTCGACAATATGGTCTTTTCCGAGGCCGCGATGAAACGAGCCAAACTCATCTGCTCCAGGCTTGGTCTTGATGTCACACAGGAGTTAAACCTTACCCCGGAGATGATCAAGAATCGCCAGTGCCATCTGACGGTTGAGGTCGAGGAGTACCAGGACGAAGAAGGCAGAACCAAAAAGCGAAACGTCGTGCCCTTCGCCGGTTATGAGCGCGCTGAAGAAGAGGCGAAAGCCCCCGAAGAGCTGGAAGAGATTTCCTTCTAA